In Phyllostomus discolor isolate MPI-MPIP mPhyDis1 chromosome 2, mPhyDis1.pri.v3, whole genome shotgun sequence, the following are encoded in one genomic region:
- the TNFRSF13C gene encoding LOW QUALITY PROTEIN: tumor necrosis factor receptor superfamily member 13C (The sequence of the model RefSeq protein was modified relative to this genomic sequence to represent the inferred CDS: inserted 3 bases in 2 codons), producing MPWPAGSPGVQSGPDPTKCVSHQCFDALVRSCVDCKLFRTPELNSASPPSDPPLLFPARASPPCVPCPPSPSPRSQSGPSSQAPGXPLQQQESVGPGATAQAEPVLPMPALLLGAPALLGLALALVLVLVALVTLRRRRAAVPRATSPEAPEREQEGPLDKVVVLSSGSPNATAPVWPPPXDSSATGPPAHSVPVPATELGSTELVTTKTAGPEQP from the exons ATGCCGTGGCCGGCGGGGAGCCCGGGGGTCCAGAGCGGGCCGGACCCCACGAAGTGCGTCTCGCATCAGTGCTTTGACGCGCTGGTCCGCTCCTGCGTGGACTGCAAGCTCTTCCGGACGCCGGAGCTGAATTCGG CCTCGCCTCCCTCCGACCCTCCTTTACTCTTCCCTGCTCGTGcctcccctccctgtgtcccctgccctccctccccgtccCCTCGCTCGCAGTCTGGGCCGAGCAGCCAGGCGCCCGG CCCGCTGCAGCAGCAGGAGTCGGTGGGCCCGGGGGCGACCGCCCAGGCCGAGCCGGTGTTGCCGATGCCCGCGCTGCTCCTAGGCGCCCCGGCGCTGCTGGGCCTGGCGCTGGCCCTGGTCCTGGTCCTAGTGGCCCTGGTGACCCTgaggcggcggcgggcggcggtcCCACGGGCCACTTCCCCGGAGGccccagagagagagcaggag GGCCCCCTGGATAAAGTCGTGGTCCTCTCTTCGGGGTCCCCTAATGCCACAGCCCCCGTCTGGCCTCCAC GAGACAGTTCAGCCACCGGCCCACCCGCCCATAGCGTCCCTGTGCCGGCTACAGAGCTGGGCTCCACCGAACTGGTGACCACCAAGACGGCGGGCCCTGAGCAGCCGTAg
- the SHISA8 gene encoding LOW QUALITY PROTEIN: protein shisa-8 (The sequence of the model RefSeq protein was modified relative to this genomic sequence to represent the inferred CDS: inserted 1 base in 1 codon; deleted 1 base in 1 codon), translating into MERAGARELLGGYGPPALRLALALLLLLARPPSGGAGAPEAQEAAAPSTAAPAGGDRCRGYYDVIGQWDPPFNCSSGPYSFCCGTCGYRFCCHDGPRRLDQSRCSNYDTPAWVQTGRPPARXRDPAVPRDPGRERSHMAVYAVCGVAALLLLAGIGVRLGLEKAHSPRARRTVTRTLTELLKQPGPQEPLPPPLGPPVGSYVQVQMGDGLPRGSPHNSTDKKRHNGPLGSVATLGPQRGPRLQGGGSSRTLQPDYATKYATLKAAALKPSEASPQDFYQHFPAPAPAPLTLPARAPRPPEDLPALPDACPWAPPGYAPPAGPAPTGHCKAWTTSRLARPAPRGHLAAQASPAPPRSGRPPRRQFGVKKLPEGFGTQPPGLYGCAGPAPGHLSTNSKAEVTV; encoded by the exons ATGGAGCGGGCCGGCGCGCGGGAGCTGCTCGGTGGCTACGGCCCGCCGGCGCTCCGGCTCGCGCTGGCGCTGTTGCTGCTTCTGGCGCGGCCGCCGTCGGGCGGCGCGGGGGCCCCCGAAGCGCAGGAGGCCGCGGCC CCAAGCACGGCGGCCCCGGCCGGCGGCGACCGCTGCCGAGGCTACTACGACGTGATTGGCCAGTGGGACCCGCCCTTCAACTGCAGCTCGGGCCCCTACAGCTTCTGCTGCGGCACGTGCGGCTACCGCTTTTGCTGCCACGACGGGCCACGGCGCCTCGACCAGAGCCGCTGTTCCAACTACGACACGCCGGCCTGGGTGCAGACCGGCCGGCCGCCGGCGC CCCGAGACCCCGCCGTGCCCCGCGACCCGGGCCGCGAGCGCAGCCACATGGCGGTGTACGCGGTGTGCGGCGTCGCCGCGCTGCTCTTGCTGGCCGGCATCGGGGTGCGCCTGGGCCTGGAGAAGGCGCACAGTCCGCGCGCGCGGCGCACGGTGACCAG GACACTGACTGAGCTTCTGAAGCAGCCTGGCCCGCAGGAGCCACTGCCTCCCCCTCTGGGTCCACCTGTGGGCAGCTATGTCCAGGTGCAGATGGGCGATGGCCTCCCCCGGGGCTCCCCCCACAACAGCACAG ACAAGAAACGCCACAACGGGCCCCTGGGGTCGGTGGCGACCCTGGGACCCCAGCGTGGTCCCCGGCTGcagggcggcggcagcagcaggacGCTGCAGCCCGACTACGCTACTAAGTACGCCACCCTCAAGGCAGCCGCGCTGAAGCCCTCAG AGGCCTCCCCGCAGGACTTCTACCAGCATTTTCcggcgcccgcccccgccccactgaCCCTGCCGGCGCGCGCCCCGCGGCCCCCCGAGGACTTGCCCGCGCTGCCTGACGCCTGCCCGTGGGCCCCTCCAGGCTACGCgccccccgccggccccgccccgacGGGCCACTGCAAGGCCTGGACCACCAGCCGCCTGGCCCGGCCTGCGCCCCGCGGCCACCTGGCGGCTCAGGCGTCCCCTGCTCCCCCGCGGTCCGGCCGCCCGCCCCGGCGCCAGTTCGGCGTGAAGAAGCTGCCAGAAGGCTTTGGCACGCAGCCCCCCGGCCTTTACGGCTGCGCGGGCCCTGCCCCCGGGCACCTGAGCACCAACAGCAAAGCCGAGGTCACCGTGTGA